ATAGTTTGAGATATATAAGCCAGTGTGTCAAGCGAGATAAAGActggaaacattaaaaaaaagtaacaaaaatgtgtgagtgtatgtcctgtgtgtgtgtgtgtgtgtttgtttgtgtgtgggtTATGCTCAACTAGAAAAAAAGCaaccaaaaacaataaaatgaagccaagaaaggaaaaaaaaactcaaacccagtttgtttgcttgttGTTTTCTATGCATAAGTATCATCTGATGAGCCCCCCAAAAAAGAactgtataaataaaacattgaatAAATAAACCCCAAAATACCCACCTCTCAATTTAGATCTCTTTCTAACCCCTTCTCCCGTCTCTCTTTATGTAGTGAttcttaataaattaaaaatgtacaattacgGCAAAaccaggaaaagaaaaaaaaaaaaaaaaaaaaaacaaaccaaaaaaaaaaatatatatatatatataaaaaaaaaaagcataaggTACTCTCTCCCGCTGCTGTCGTCTTGACAAAAACATTCAATTTTTTCAACACAAATCTCTCCTCTCCTCAAAAAACGGCAAATAAAAATCTCTCGCTGCAAACCTGTCCTGAAATCACataaaatcaaataacaaaCGTTCCGAAACCTTCCGTTGCGACTACTTCGCTCGCTGCTCTTCTCCTTcaattaaagaaaaacaaacaaacagaaaaataacGATAAAAATAGTTTCAAATCCCTCCCTTGACCTTCTCCCCATGcaaaaccaaaacaacaaaacgaaaaaacaaaatcaactgTCTGATATTTCACAAGTTTTTCTCTGCGATTCTGTTACGTGTGGCCGCgcgcgtgtatgtgtgtgtcgtACGTATACTACgtgtcgtgtgtgtgtgtgtgtacgtgtggcGCTTTTGTCACTGTTATGTTGTCGTTAAAATTTTCGTATGGCTTTTGGAATTTGTTCAAGATTTATCAAGAGTTGGCTGCACTCTGACCGCTCCCACTCCCGCTGCCACACACTGCCATCATGGCGGACTCCTCGGAGTCCGGCCGCCCCCCAGCTCCCCCGACTCCTCTGGGCGGGGGCCCCCCGGTGAGCATTCCCCCCACTCCGACGCTTCCCTGTGGCgggttgttattgttgttgctgcCGGCGTAGCACGGAGGGATGTATCCCAAACCGGAGGCAGCGACCATGCTGTCCTGGGAGGCTGGGGCCTGGGGCAACTGTTGCTGGGAAGCGGAAGGGGGCTGCTGGGGGGCCATGACTGTCCTAGTCCGAAAGGCAGAGAGGCCCAGGTGGAGGTTGGAGGAGCCGTACTGACTGGAGTCCAAGCTCGACGGGGGCGGCTGCATGATGGAAGACTGACCCAGGTGGTGGTGGTGGGTGAGGCTGAGCTCGATGCTGTCCTGCATCTGCGGGGAGGAGACGGGCATCAGCGCTGGGCCCTGCTGGCCCTGCGAGGCCTGGCCCTGCGGCTggttctgctgctgctgctgttgccggAGCTGTCTGCCGTTGCTGTGGTGGCTGCCGTAGATGGGGTGGGGATGGTGCGGCTCCATCATGCCCCCCATGTTGCCCAGGAAGTGGCGCGAGTGCTGCGTGGCTGCAGGCTTGTGCAACAGCAGCTGCGGGTAGGAGGAGTCGCTGCCGCTGTTGGACAGCTGACCCATGCTGCTGTCCCCTCCTGGCCAGATGCGCAACTGCTGTTGAGACGGAGCCTGGAGGGAGAAGAAGCGACCAGAGGGGATCAAGACGAGTCCTTTTGGCATCTTAACGAGGTGCGCTAAAACGATCACTTACTTGTGGGCTCTGCATCTCGTAGTCTGTGTGAGTGACTGCACTGTTGTAGTACCGGTTACTGTACCGGTAATTTCGGTTGTCGTTGGAAGAACCGCTAGATCCACCTGGATTGGGAGCAATGAAAAAGAACTCGTGTAAAACAAGTCATTTTATACTTTTACTAGGTTTAAAGGGCGGTCACACTACATTTTTCACTGCATTGACTTCATACGCATGCGAATGTGGGAGACAGGAAACATGATCTCATGTGAATTTCAATTTTGTTGTGAATTCATATAGTAAAAGATCGATGCATCACACCGTGTCCTCTCAGCACGATTAAAAGAACACAAACTTTAAATATGCAGTATTCCAGTACAACAGAGTTGATTTCATATTTGTACTTGTTACACAGCTCTTTGAaatgcttgattctgattggtcagttgcgACATTCTGAGGTCATCTAATGCCCGATAATGACCGTAGTCAATAGCAAggctgtttaaagggttagttcaccccaaaattaaatttctgtcatttagtactcacccttatgtcgtcccaaacccaagacctttgttcatctttggaacacaaattaagatatttttgatgaaatccgagagtttcTGAACTatacataggcagcaacgtcattgcaccttttgaggtccacaaaggtattaaagacattgttaaaatagtccatgtgactacagtggttctaacAGTAcagtcgcttcataacattaaggttgaattaaggtatgtctttaatacctttctggagaATACCTCAAAATGtgtgcctatgtgtggttcagaatagcgctgtcaaacgattaatcgcatacaaaataaaagtttgagtttgcataatatatgtgggtgtactatgtgtaattattatgtatatataaatacaaacacatccatgtatatatttgagaaatatttacaagtatatgtatttatttatattttgatatcatttatattatatataaatacatttttttgtacataaataacatatttctcttaaatatatacattaatatgtgtgtatttatatatacatattatttacacacattactcacatatattatgcaaactcaaacttttattttgtatgcgattaatcgtttgacagccctagttcagaaactctcagatttcatcaaaaatatcttaatttgtgttctgaagatgaatgaaggtcttacggttttggaacgacatgagggtgagtaattaatgacagaaatttcatttttgggtgaactaaccctttaattaccgCTCATCTGGGCATCTGAATCCGGTGCTTCTTTCATGTCTCTTGTGTCATCTTGTGCCTCAGATATCAACTATATTTACTGTAAAACTAAACTTCAGTATTAATAGTAGGTCTATGGTAATATTGTTGATACATTATCCCTTGttgtacattatcccttaaaTGTTTTGTTCCCTAATCTAGGCTCAAAGCTGCCTGGACCTGTTTTTCTTTGCAGAAGCTTTGCGTAAAatgagctaataaaatatttcaattcaaatcaatattttgtgtctaattatttacttatgtgGCAAGTAGCCATtattatatgttatattatgttttaaaaaagacGGCACCATATAAATCTTGCATGTTCAAAATCTAGTGTGACCGCAGCATAACACACACTTACCGGAGCTGGAGACGGAGCTAGTGGTGGAGGTGGAGTGGCTGTGGTCCATGGCAGGGCTGGTGGAGGTGGAGCTGCTGGTGTTGGTGCCTTCATCCGTCGTCTTCTTAAAGAAGTTGTGCTGCAGCGCATAAAAGGGCGTGATGCGCGTCTTGGGATCGTAGTCCAGCATGCGCAGGATCAGGTCCTTGAACTTCAGGTAGTCGCAGGGCGCATGGCCCTGTTCTCCAGCTCGCCTCCCCCCTGGACCTCCCGTCTCCACCCCCAGGATCTCATGCAGTCGTCGCGTGGCAGGTGGTTTATATTCCTGAAGTGACGAATCATCACAGAGGAAGGGAAGAGAATGAGGCAcaaaaaagtagcatttagtgAAGTGCAGATAACAGCTTAAATGTCATCACTTTTAAACAGAGGTTGATGAACTATCAGTCTAAGACCATGtatccaccaaagcatttttagccagatgaaaacgctaggcgctctTCTGAAAACGCCTGGCTGTGGTTGGTCGGTGTaatatttgtcccgcccctcctccactgtgattggacggctggttacaaagtgacagtgatgagcgctgcGTTTTACCCAAAGTTAAGCAACTCTCGGCGACCAGAAAAAAAACGCAGATCGCTCAGTGCTTCAGCGTGAAATAGACGCTCAACGCCTCGTCACGCTTCTGCAGTTTTAAAAACCCGCcactcccattgaaaacaattggaaaaaaataagcTAGCCTTCGaaaaccccccaaaaaacaacCCTTTGGTGGACACAGGgcctaaaatattattatactgGCCAAGCTGTATGATTAATAAATAGTTAAATACTATAtactaataaatattaattttagggGAATAAACTTGCtatatattattaatgaaatactataaagtcaacatgaaatgccaTTTGTAACCCACTTCTGTGTAAAACTGAATAGCTATTAGGGCTTGATTTTCATCCATCGGGAAATGACATGAGGTTTCATACTTTTCATGAACATTCCATAGCAAAATGGAGCCTGATGTCAATGCAAGTTTATTTGCAGTAACATTAACCAGCATTAAACCTCTGTGTTATCTACAGGCAAGAAtttaaagggttcacccaaaaaattctgtcattatttactcaacctcaagttgttctaaacctgcattaagttattttttctgttgaagataaaggaagatattttgaagaatgttggtgaccaaacagttgctggtccccattgacttacATAGTTGACTTACATAATGGGGACCAGAAACTGTTTGGtcaccaacattcttcaaaatatcttcttttgtgttcaaaacaagaaagaaattaatacaggtttgaaacaacttgaaggtgagtaaatgatgacaattttcatttttgaacaaaCTATTTCTTTAAAGGCTGCAGTACCTACAACAGCAGCCTAAAACGTTGCTGAAATAGATCAGGAAACATTTTTACTCTTTGGAATAATGTGCACTCATGGTTTGAGCACAAATGTGTATTGAAaaatcaattttgatttcatgttgactttaataaGAAACTAATCAGTTTAAGAAATCATTAATGAATGCAGATGAAGGGGGCTGAAAGTAAGAGATGTTTGTGGTTTTGTGGGAATAATGACATTTGCACAAGAGTTCTCAGTATCACACAGGGTTCAACAATGAGACTTTTTGAAAGAACTTCagttaaaagaaataaataaatcactgtatgtcataattttccAGCAAAAAAATGTGTTCACGAATTTATACCCGTCATGGATAACAATAAGATTTCCAGCTATTACGGCAAAACAAAAGCATAAAAGTTTACTACAAATCATGTATTTTTGTAGTAAACTTACTTatttattctttaaatattacaatatttgtgaaacaaatattttgcttaaaaaaaaaaaaaaatccatattgtTGAGCCCTGTCATATACATAGTTTGAGACTCTGACTCTGACCCTTTTCTGAGCTATTATACACTCAATCCTGGTCCATACATATTACaataaagatttaaaatgtaccAACAGCTACATTGTAAAAAAGTACAAATCAAGGCTTTCAAATTTTTTTCTCTATTGTACACACAGAAGCACAAAATGCGTGCTAGAGCACTTGAGGCAAGTCTCTGGATGAGTTGGCAGTAAGTGCCAGACATTAATCCTGTAAAACAAAGTGTATTAGGACCTCATCCAGACTTTTACCCTCCACCTGCTATCAGCTTTGCGTCTTAATCTGCGGCCACATACGCATGCACACTCACACTTTCTACATTCTTAACCTGATGATACTTTCACTTATCTTTACTGGAAACAGGGTCATTCTAGCTACTGCCTGCACTCGCTTAACCTGTGACCCATGCGTATCGCTGACGTCACTACACTGAGAGCTGCTAAGTAGGGCTCTACCAATGTAATATATACATAGATATCAATAGATAATCATTCTTTTTTAACAACATTGCATCTATACTGTAAATCTTTAAACTGATATTTTagtaacacttcacaataaggttccatttgttaaaATGAGTTAATGCACTATAAACTAACATGAATGaactgcatttttattaataggATTAACAAAGACtaataaatattgtaaacaaTTGAATTCTAAATATTAGATCTTATTAGCTACTGCATTAACAAATTAAATTGCACAAATGGAACCTTGTAAAGCCTTACTATTttatttacactactgttcaaatgtttggggtcattttttgtttttgaaaaaaaatcttctatgctcacaaaggctgcatttatttgataaagtactataatgttgtgaaatattataacattttaaaatagcaattttccaatttaatctaatttaaaatcgaacttattcatgtgatggcaaagctgaatttccagcagcCATTAGTCCagtcttaagtgtcacatgacccttcagaaatcattctaatatgctgatttgattctattatcaatgttgaaaacagatgtgctgcttaatatttttgtgataacAGTGATACATATTTTCAGGattaatagaatgttcaaaagaacagcattttttaaatattttgtaacaatgtaaaagtctttactgtcactttaataaTTCTAATACAAAACTAATTTactaaagtattaatttctttccaaaagaaaaaatgtactgaccccaatcttttaaatggtagtgtaccATGTATGGCCAAAAGTATCTGGACACCCAAACCTCATATGTACTTAATGAGCATTTAACGTCAAAACTATTAGCATTAATAATTTAATGCTGTagcatataatatttaaaaaagggTGGCCGCATATTTTTGGCCTCTTAGTTTACATATCTTGATGTGTATCGTATTGTAAGTGCTACTAACATGCCTGATCCAAACTGGAGACTCAGAGACAGAATAAGGATGGTTGTGAAAATGATCATGAAGAGGGCAATGATGCTGATGAGGAGAACAGATGCTGTAGGTTGGGGTTTTGATTGACCTTGTGCCTCTAAGCAGAGGCGGGTCAGTGGAGAGAGGAGGAGTTTCACTAGCACACATTAGCCTCGTTTAATTTCATCCCCAACCTTTTTTTCCACCCTCCTCCATTTTAGTCCTACATTTCTCTCTTCCCCTCTCCCTGAGGATAAGATGAGCGTCGGAGCGGAGCAGGTGACAGTGAAGGAGGaaaggggtggggggggggtcTTTGGGAGGAGGGCGAAGGTTAAGTAGAAGCAGAGTTTTACTCACAGAGGCCGAAGGATAAAGTACCTTCTTAATGTCCTTGTTCTTCTTGACGGTCCACAGGCCGTCGGACAGCTTGTCGAAGTACTTGCGTGCTTTAGGGGCCTGATCCAGCATATGGTTGGGCGGGACCCCCAGCACCTCCACTATTTTATTCATCTGGTCCACCTGAGAAAGGTACAGTACAGTGTAAGGGAAGGATCCAAATGGACTTTGATGCAACTGACATGTTAGCAAGTATGCGTCTGCTTcattaaatatcatatatatgaCCGATCAATACATtctgaaatacattttattacttGAGGAGTTGATTACCGGTGTGTATAAACAGGACCTTGTGTTCAGACCAGTGttatattagtatatttcatagtatttattaatattttgaattagcttttatttttatatttttagttttcattttaatttaaattatagtaattttaatgtgcttttgtaatttttaattattctatttagctttaatttatttttatttcaggttTAGTCTTGGTAATTTCTTTAATTCAACTTAAACTTTAATTACACAAATTACACTTTGTTGACAAGTCaacattactattattattattattattattattattattatttaagtttTTAATCTAATACTTATGTATTAATTCAGCTTAATTTCAGTTACTGGAAATGAtttttaatggatttaaatAGAGATGCACTGATATATCAGCCAATAATCAGTATCGGCCtataaaagcaaattttcacaCTATCGGCCGATAGTTTAAAACAGCCGATAGTCAGGGCCGATATATCCCATCAATCAAAAGTGGGCAGGAAAATGCACTGAATTTGTGCTTTGTataaagaaaatgctaagaaaccagttttatgtttaatattaatagtaattatatgaattaataacactgggaaagttaagaaatattaatttaatcttcagaatttagttgaagtgtgttaatattaatttgagtaatgtgtttgtttatgataccagttactctgaaacaagttgatgaaCTGGAAGgaaagtttttatttgcatttatttcaaaatataataattgaaaa
The Chanodichthys erythropterus isolate Z2021 chromosome 2, ASM2448905v1, whole genome shotgun sequence DNA segment above includes these coding regions:
- the dyrk1b gene encoding dual specificity tyrosine-phosphorylation-regulated kinase 1B isoform X2 — translated: MVITSSVEEKPQPSNRMVANLPTESWIGSPDQNRFLPQSHLLRKPARSGSSSGCKPPSSTLCQPAALGFSPAEPTMSSQHSHPSFSNIHSMADQQQVLSDMTILQRRIPPSFRDPASAPLRKLSVDLIKTYKHINEVYYTKKKRRAQQVPPEDSSTKKERKVYNDGYDDDNYDYIVKNGEKWLDRYEIDSLIGKGSFGQVVKAYDHHEQEWVAIKIIKNKKAFLNQAQIELRLLELMNKHDTEMKYYIVHLKRHFMFRNHLCLVFELLSYNLYDLLRNTNFRGVSLNLTRKFAQQLCTALLFLATPELSIIHCDLKPENILLCNPKRSAIKIVDFGSSCQLGQRIYQYIQSRFYRSPEVLLGMPYDLAIDMWSLGCILVEMHTGEPLFSGSNEVDQMNKIVEVLGVPPNHMLDQAPKARKYFDKLSDGLWTVKKNKDIKKEYKPPATRRLHEILGVETGGPGGRRAGEQGHAPCDYLKFKDLILRMLDYDPKTRITPFYALQHNFFKKTTDEGTNTSSSTSTSPAMDHSHSTSTTSSVSSSGGSSGSSNDNRNYRYSNRYYNSAVTHTDYEMQSPQAPSQQQLRIWPGGDSSMGQLSNSGSDSSYPQLLLHKPAATQHSRHFLGNMGGMMEPHHPHPIYGSHHSNGRQLRQQQQQQNQPQGQASQGQQGPALMPVSSPQMQDSIELSLTHHHHLGQSSIMQPPPSSLDSSQYGSSNLHLGLSAFRTRTVMAPQQPPSASQQQLPQAPASQDSMVAASGLGYIPPCYAGSNNNNNPPQGSVGVGGMLTGGPPPRGVGGAGGRPDSEESAMMAVCGSGSGSGQSAANS
- the dyrk1b gene encoding dual specificity tyrosine-phosphorylation-regulated kinase 1B isoform X3; translation: MSSQHSHPSFSNIHSMADQQQVLSDMTILQRRIPPSFRDPASAPLRKLSVDLIKTYKHINEVYYTKKKRRAQQVPPEDSSTKKERKVYNDGYDDDNYDYIVKNGEKWLDRYEIDSLIGKGSFGQVVKAYDHHEQEWVAIKIIKNKKAFLNQAQIELRLLELMNKHDTEMKYYIVHLKRHFMFRNHLCLVFELLSYNLYDLLRNTNFRGVSLNLTRKFAQQLCTALLFLATPELSIIHCDLKPENILLCNPKRSAIKIVDFGSSCQLGQRIYQYIQSRFYRSPEVLLGMPYDLAIDMWSLGCILVEMHTGEPLFSGSNEVDQMNKIVEVLGVPPNHMLDQAPKARKYFDKLSDGLWTVKKNKDIKKVLYPSASEYKPPATRRLHEILGVETGGPGGRRAGEQGHAPCDYLKFKDLILRMLDYDPKTRITPFYALQHNFFKKTTDEGTNTSSSTSTSPAMDHSHSTSTTSSVSSSGGSSGSSNDNRNYRYSNRYYNSAVTHTDYEMQSPQAPSQQQLRIWPGGDSSMGQLSNSGSDSSYPQLLLHKPAATQHSRHFLGNMGGMMEPHHPHPIYGSHHSNGRQLRQQQQQQNQPQGQASQGQQGPALMPVSSPQMQDSIELSLTHHHHLGQSSIMQPPPSSLDSSQYGSSNLHLGLSAFRTRTVMAPQQPPSASQQQLPQAPASQDSMVAASGLGYIPPCYAGSNNNNNPPQGSVGVGGMLTGGPPPRGVGGAGGRPDSEESAMMAVCGSGSGSGQSAANS
- the dyrk1b gene encoding dual specificity tyrosine-phosphorylation-regulated kinase 1B isoform X1, whose amino-acid sequence is MVITSSVEEKPQPSNRMVANLPTESWIGSPDQNRFLPQSHLLRKPARSGSSSGCKPPSSTLCQPAALGFSPAEPTMSSQHSHPSFSNIHSMADQQQVLSDMTILQRRIPPSFRDPASAPLRKLSVDLIKTYKHINEVYYTKKKRRAQQVPPEDSSTKKERKVYNDGYDDDNYDYIVKNGEKWLDRYEIDSLIGKGSFGQVVKAYDHHEQEWVAIKIIKNKKAFLNQAQIELRLLELMNKHDTEMKYYIVHLKRHFMFRNHLCLVFELLSYNLYDLLRNTNFRGVSLNLTRKFAQQLCTALLFLATPELSIIHCDLKPENILLCNPKRSAIKIVDFGSSCQLGQRIYQYIQSRFYRSPEVLLGMPYDLAIDMWSLGCILVEMHTGEPLFSGSNEVDQMNKIVEVLGVPPNHMLDQAPKARKYFDKLSDGLWTVKKNKDIKKVLYPSASEYKPPATRRLHEILGVETGGPGGRRAGEQGHAPCDYLKFKDLILRMLDYDPKTRITPFYALQHNFFKKTTDEGTNTSSSTSTSPAMDHSHSTSTTSSVSSSGGSSGSSNDNRNYRYSNRYYNSAVTHTDYEMQSPQAPSQQQLRIWPGGDSSMGQLSNSGSDSSYPQLLLHKPAATQHSRHFLGNMGGMMEPHHPHPIYGSHHSNGRQLRQQQQQQNQPQGQASQGQQGPALMPVSSPQMQDSIELSLTHHHHLGQSSIMQPPPSSLDSSQYGSSNLHLGLSAFRTRTVMAPQQPPSASQQQLPQAPASQDSMVAASGLGYIPPCYAGSNNNNNPPQGSVGVGGMLTGGPPPRGVGGAGGRPDSEESAMMAVCGSGSGSGQSAANS